AGATTTCACTGGCGTCATTGAACATCTTGATTATCTCGTAAAACTCGGTATTTCTGGTATATACTTTACTCCAATCTTTACAGCACATTCCAATCATAAATATGACACAATTGATTATATGGAAATTGATCCGCAATTTGGTACGAAAGAAACTTTTAAAAGGTTAATAAACGAGTGTCATAACCGAGGAATTAAAGTCATGCTTGATGCCGTTTTTAATCATAGCGGATACTTTTTCGATAAATTCCAAGATGTTATAAAGAAGGGTGAGTGCTCTCTATATAAAGACTGGTTTCATATCCATGAATTCCCGATTGTAACCGATCCACGTCCGAACTATGATACATTCGCATTTACACCGCAAATGCCAAAATTCAATACTGCTCATCCTGAAGTGAAAGAATATTTACTGGAAGTAGGACGCTATTGGGTAAAAGAATATAACATTGACGGTTGGCGCCTTGATGTAGCAAATGAAATTGACCACGCATTTTGGCGAGAATTTCGTAGCGAAATTAAATCGATTAATCCCGAAGTCTACATTGTAGGTGAAATTTGGCATGATGCACTACCATGGCTGCAGGGCGATCAATTTGATGCCGTCATGAGTTATCCAGTTACAAACGCTCTTCTTTCTTATTTTGCATATGAAACAATAGCACCGAGTACATTTATGGAGCAAATTACAGCTTTTCTTCATTCCTATCCCATGAATGTAAACGAGGTAGCTTTTCACTTGTTAGGTAGCCATGATACACCTAGAATTTTAACAATATGTGGCGGTAACAAAGACAAGGTAAAACTTCTTTACATATTTCATCTTTCGTTTATCGGCTCACCATGCATTTATTATGGAGATGAGATTGGGCTGGATGGCGGCATGGATCCCGATTGCCGAAAATGCATGATTTGGGAAGAAGACAAGCAAGATAAAGCCTTATTTGAACATGTACAAACATTAATTTCATTACGAAAACAATATAAAGCATTCGGTGGTCATGGAACCTTTCAATTTATTGAAGCAAACGATAAGCAAGGTTATATTTCTTATACAAAAACATATAGAGATGAAACG
The window above is part of the Bacillus cytotoxicus NVH 391-98 genome. Proteins encoded here:
- a CDS encoding alpha-glycosidase gives rise to the protein MLKEAIYHRPKENYAYAYNKHILHIQLRTKKNDVNEVLLVHGDPYEWKDKKWITTQTPMRKTGSCALFDYWFASVTPKFKRLRYGFKLHNNDEALIYTERGFFSEIPDHDVGNFFCFPFIHEKDVFTAPSWVKDTVWYQIFPERFANGDITRNPKHTLPWGSTDPTPTNFFGGDFTGVIEHLDYLVKLGISGIYFTPIFTAHSNHKYDTIDYMEIDPQFGTKETFKRLINECHNRGIKVMLDAVFNHSGYFFDKFQDVIKKGECSLYKDWFHIHEFPIVTDPRPNYDTFAFTPQMPKFNTAHPEVKEYLLEVGRYWVKEYNIDGWRLDVANEIDHAFWREFRSEIKSINPEVYIVGEIWHDALPWLQGDQFDAVMSYPVTNALLSYFAYETIAPSTFMEQITAFLHSYPMNVNEVAFHLLGSHDTPRILTICGGNKDKVKLLYIFHLSFIGSPCIYYGDEIGLDGGMDPDCRKCMIWEEDKQDKALFEHVQTLISLRKQYKAFGGHGTFQFIEANDKQGYISYTKTYRDETILFVLNPTTHEISAPIPFPISSKKIINLYTNEEFAAETNSLQVTIPPYGFSILKW